In Diaphorobacter ruginosibacter, the genomic stretch ACAGGGCGGGTCATCTCGATCTTGTCGAGGTTGGTCGTATAGCCTGCGCTCACCAGGTTGCACAGGTTCTGCACGCCGACCTGGCCGTTGCGGAACTGCAGTACCGGGGATTCCTTGTCGGCGATGAGCCAGCCATTGAGCATCTGATTGTCCGGGCCTGTCACCTTCACGACGGACCACAGATACTGCGGGAGCAACTGGGCGGCGCTGGCCTGGGGCGCGGCAGGTTGTGCGGTCACGGGAGGAACGGGGGCCTGGGTCGAAGGTGTGCTCACGGGGGCAGGTTGTTGAGTTTTGGACGCGTCAGGCGCGGCACATGCCGTCAACACGGCAGCCGCGGCTGCAATGGATGCCAGTTGCAGAAGGCGTGGCATGGAGCGTGCGGGCAGGCGGGCGGATGTTTTCATGAAGGGTCCTGTTCAAAAACGATGGCGAATACCTTAACGGCAATTTCGCGGGCTGCATGTCGGAGAAGGCGTCTTTTTGGGGCACCAGCTCCCGCATACGGGGTTGGATTTGTCAAAATTCGTCAATTTCAGGCGGCAATGAACAAGGCCGGGTCCACCATGGTGCGGTTGAGCATGACCCCCCAGTGAAGGTGAGGGCCCGTCACCCGGCCTGTGGCGCCCACCTTGCAGAAGTGTGCGCCGGTCTTGAGCTCGTCACCCACCCTGCAGTCGACCTTGCTCAGGTGGCAGTACATGGTGAGCAGGCCGCCGCCGTGGTCGAGCCAGACGGTGCCGCCGTTGAAGAAATAGTCTCCCACATCGATCACGCGGCCGGGCATGGGTGCGGCCACCGGGGTACCCGTGGGTGACGCGATGTCCATGCCGCTGTGCGGATTGCGGGGCTGGCCGTTGAAGACCCTGCGCAGACCGAACGAGCTCGAGCGGCGCCCCGCAACGGGCACGCGCATCAGCAGGGCGTTCATGTCGGGCGTGTGCGGCGAGAAGGTGGTCATCACATTCTGCAGATGATCGCGTTCACGTTCGTACCGGGCGTTGTCCTCGGGTGAAAGATCGACAGTCTTGGGAGACACCTTGAGGCGCTGCTCGGTGTACTTCTTGTCGCGCACCTGGTATTCGAGGGCGCGCGTGCCCTTGTCCGTCTGCACGCTCACCTGGTGCTCGCCCAGCGGTGCGGCCAGCGGAATGCCGACCACGGCGGTCCATTCGATCACATCTCCCAGCACCAGCACTTCAGAGTCGCCCGTCATCACCCGGGGGCGTTGCGGCGACGGCCCGAGCGAGAGGCGCGCAACGCCTCCCGGAACGCGGCTGTCGCGCGGCCATGCGGCCATGTCATGGTGGGCTCCAGCTTCCTGCGTGTGCACGGAAGAGGCGGTGGATGAGTTGCGCTGCGCGGCCCAGGCGCCGGGAAACGCCAGCGTCGTCAATGCGGCGCCGGAGAGCGCCTGCAGCATGTTGCGTCGTTGGCGGGACGTGATGAGATGGTCTGCAGTCATGAAGGTATGTGGTTCGGAGGCGGTTGGATCGCGTCGATGGTCAAACGTTCACATTGGAACATGAGGACGTGTTCGCATCGATCGCGTCACATCACGTCAGACGGGACGTGGGCCGCCGCGGATCGGCAGGGGCCGAAGGAGATCAGTTCTCGCGCCGCTCGCCGCGATCGCGCCGATCATTGCCGTGCGGCATGGCGCCTTGCCCGGCAGCCGCTCGTGCCTGCGCCTGCGCTTGCTGCATGCGCTGCTGCTGTTGTTGCATTTGCTGCTGCTGGCGCTCCTGCTGCTGACGCTGCATTTCGGCGGCGCGCTGCTGAAGCATGGCCTGCTGCTGTTGCTGTTGTTGAAAGGCCTGCTGCTGCGCGCGCTGCTGCTCCTGCAGCATGCGCTGCTGGTCGGCCTGGGCTCGGGCCTGCTGCTGGCGCGCCAGTTCCTGCATCTGTCGTTGCTGCTGTTCCTGCGCCGCCTGCTGCTGTGCCTGCTGGCGGGCCTGCTGTTCCTGGCGTTGCAGATCCTGCTGCTGGCGCATCTGCTGCTCCTGCATGCGCTGCTGATTCACAAAGGCCGCCTGTTGTTGGCGCGCATGCTCCTGCATCTGGCGCTGTTGCTGCTCCTGTGCTGCCTGTTGCTGTGCCTGCTGGCGGGCCTGTTGTTCCCGATGTTGCAGATCCTGCTGTTGGCGCATCTGCTCCTCGCGCATGCGCTGCTGATTGGCGAAGGCGGCCTGCTGCTGCGCCTGTTCCTGGGCTTGAGCTTCTCGCCGGTGCTGCATGTCCTGGTCGCGCTGCACTCGTTCCTGCTGCTGCGCCTGCCATTGTCGCTGTTGCTGCTCCTGCTGCTCGCGCAGGCGCTGGCGCTCGGCTTGCGCACGATCCTGATCCTGCTGCTGGCGCGCCTGATCGCGCACCTGGTCGCGGATCGCGCGCTGGTGCTGTTCCTGGGCCACCTGCTGCTGGGCGATCAGTGCGGCCTGCTGCTGTCGCCATTGCTCGGCGTCGGGTCGTTGGGGAAGCGGGGGACGTTCAGGCCTTGGGGGACGCGGATGGTTGCCGTGTTCGCCATCGGCGCCGGGTGGCCGTGGCATGTAGGGCCGGTCGTTGTAGACAATGGTCGGCAAGGGGCGGGGCGCAGGCGCAGCGTCCCTGTCATGCCTGTGCTCGCGCCGGCGGCCCCAGCGCATGTCCCAGGCATTCCAGCCCCAGGGGCGGCGCTCGATGGTTTGCTGGATGATCACGGCGGAGCCAAAGCCGAGGAGCCCCGCAGCCACGGGTGCGGCGGCATATTGGTAGCCGTCATAGACCGGCATCGGGGTGCCGTAGACCACGGCTGGGTCATATCGCGGCACATAGACGACGCCGGGATCGGGCTCGGAGATCTGGATGTACTCCTGCGGCGCGGGAATGACGGGGCCGGCCACCATGGCCATCGGCGCGCTCTCGGCGGAACTGCCACTTTCGGCCCAGGAGGCGTTCTCGGGAGCATTCTCGGCCACCGTCACCTTGATCTGCCTGGAGTTCTTGAGCGATCCGGCCTTGTTGGCCCGAATGCGCATCTCCTGGATGGCGTTCAGGACGTCCGCCGGGGCGTTGTAGTACGCCTTTCCCAATGCCGTGGTCCAGGGGATGTTGGAGGCCATCTGTTCGAGCACGTTCGGAAACAGCGTGAGCGATTTGATCGACGGGTCCCAGGGCTGGGCATGGGCCGCCTGGGCCAGGGCATCGTTCTTGAGGCCCGGGTTCTGAGCCAGCCACACCTCCGCGGATGCAACCTGGTCGGGGTGGGTGGCCCCGGCCAGTATCTGCGCCACGAGCCTGTCGGGGTACAGCGCGATGGGCGCGACCATCTTGTAGAGAACATCGGCAGACGGCGCGGTGTAGGCCGCCGGCATCGGCGCGGCAACCTCTGCCGTGGCTGCTGTAGCAGGAGTGGAGGCTGCGGGAGATGAGCCCGAGGTCTGCGGGGTCTTGCCGGCCTCGTCATTGCAGGCCGCGAGCAGCGCGGCCACCGTGATCGCGGCGGCACCCAGGGCGAAGCCGTGGCGCCGGTCTCCATGCCGGTCCTGCCTTGCGGATGCCGCTGCCGGGATATCGGTCACCTTCATGATGCATTCCTTGTCAGGGACAGGAGCGGCGGATCGCACCGCCGCTTTGGGACTGCCATGACTCTTCAACGCCGCACGCATGGGCCCGTTGACGCCCGCCTGCAGGGAACGACCTGTCTGACCGCTGTTTATGGTTTCAAGGATGCGGGGAGTGAGAACAGATGTTGCAGGGGTATCGCCCGTGTAAAGCCGCATGCAGGGTGCGCACTTCCAATGCTGCGGGCGCAAAAAAAGCAGATCGATCCCGGGATCGATCTGCTTGCTGCGCTGTCAGGTCCTGCGGCAGCGGCGGGCTTACTTGCCCCAGCTGTCCTTCAGCCCCGTGGCGCGGTTGAACACGGGCTTGTCGGCGCTGTGGTCCTTGCGGTCGGCCACGAAGTAGCCGAAGCGCTCGAACTGGAACTTGTCGTCCGGCCGGGCGGCCTTGAGCGAGGGCTCCACATAGGCGGTCACGGTCTTGAGGCTGTCCGGGTTCATCAGCGCCAGATAGTCCTTGCCGCCCGCATCGGGCTGCGGATCGGTGAACAGGCGGTCATAGAGGCGCACCTCGGCCTCGATGCCATCCTGCACACCCACCCAGGTGATGGCTGCCTTCACCTTGACGCTGTCCGCTCCGGGCGTGCCGCTCTTGGTATCGGGCACGACGGTGGCGAGCACCTTGGTGATGTTGCCCTCGGCATCCTTCTCGGCCCCGGTGCACTCGATCACGTAGCCGCCCTTCAGGCGCACCTTGTTGCCGGGGAACAGGCGTTTGTAGCCCTTGGGCGGCACTTCTGCGAAATCCTCGCGCTCGATCCAGACCTCGCGGCCGATCGTGAAATGGCGCTCTGGAACCGCCTCGCCGTCGGCTGCGTGGGGCAGGGCGGGCAGGCTGCAGGGCTCCACGTGGTCGGCCGAGCCGAACACTTCGGCCCAGTTGGTGAGTTCCAGCTTGAGCGGGTCGAGCACCACCATCGCACGGTGCGCCTTGTTCTCCAGGTCTTCGCGCAGGCACCCTTCGAGCGTGGAGTAGTCGATCCACGCATAGTCCTTGGTCACGCCGATGCGCTCGCAGAAGTTGCGGATCGACTCCGGCGTGTAGCCGCGGCGGCGCAGGCCCACGATGGTGGGCATGCGGGGGTCGTCCCAGCCGGCGAGCAGGCCGCTGTCCACCAGGTGCTTGAGCTTGCGCTTGCTGGTGATGACGTACGTGAGGTGCAGGCGCGAGAACTCGTACTGGCGCGGCTGCGGCGCGGCGATCAGGCCGCCTTCGCGCAGGTGATCGAGCAGCCAGTCGTAGAACGGACGCTGGTCCTCGAATTCAAGCGTGCAGATCGAGTGCGTGATGTGCTCAAGCGCATCCTCGATCGGGTGCGCAAAGGTGTACATCGGGTAGATGCACCACGTGTTGCCGGTATTGTGGTGTTCGGCATGGCGCACGCGATAGATCGCCGGATCGCGCAGGTTGATGTTGGGCGACGCCATGTCGATCTTGGCACGCAGCACGGCGGCACCGTCGGGGAGCTTGCCGTCCTTCATCTCGGCAAAGCGCGCGAGGTTCTCCGCCACGCTGCGGTCGCGGAAGGGGCTGTTCACGCCCGGGCGGCCAAAGTCGCCGCGGTTGGCTTTCATGTCTTCGGCGGACTGCTCGTCCACATAGGCCACGCCTTGCTCGATCAGGTACACCGCGGCGCGGTACATGAAGTCGAAGTAGTTGCTCGCGAAGTACAGGTTCTCGTGGCCGTCCGGGTCCTTCCAGTCGAAGCCCAGCCACTTCACCGCATCGATGATGCTGTCGACGTACTCCTGGTCTTCCTTCTCCGGGTTGGTGTCGTCAAAGCGCAGGTGGCACACGCCGTCGAAGTCCCTCGCGAGGCCGAAGTTCAGGCAGATGGACTTGGCATGGCCTACGTGCAGGTAGCCGTTCGGCTCGGGCGGAAAGCGGGTGCGGATCTTTGCAGGGTCCACGATACCCTGCTGGTGGTGCGTTGCATCGCCAGGGTTGCCGCCCCAGTGGCGCTGGGCGTACGTGCCCTTGTCCAGGTCGGACTCGATGATGTTGCGCAGGAAGTTGGTCGGCTTGACGACTTCGGCTGCGGCGGTGTTGTCTTTGTTGGTGTGAGGGGTGCTCATGTTGCCGATTTTAAGGCTTGGGGTAATCCCGTGGTCTGCATCTGCCAAGCCCGTGATCTTGCCATCAATATGGGGTGTCGCGGCAGACGGTTTTTCCGCTCTGAGACAATGGAGGGTTATGAGTGCCCCCACCACAAACCAAGAAATCAGCGAAATCGACGCGCAGACCGCGTCGTTGCCCGCCGGCCGCACCGATCTGCCGCCCGGCTGGCTGGAAGTCACGTCCATGGATATGGATGCGCAGGGCGTCGCGCGCAAGCCCGACGGCAAGGTCGTGTTCATCGATGGCGCGCTCCCCGGCGAGATCGTCACCGCCAACGTGCACCGCAAGAAGAACAACTGGGAGGCTGCAAGCCTCACGGAGATCCACCACGAGTCTTCGCAGCGCGTGCGCCCCGGCTGCCCCCATTTCGGCCTGCACTCGGGTGCCTGCGGCGGCTGCAAGATGCAGCATCTGCACGTCGCTGCGCAGGTGGCGATCAAGCAGCGTGTGCTGGAGGACAACCTCTGGCATCTCGGCAAGGTCAAGGCCGAAACCATCTACCGCCCGATCGAAGGCCCGGCCTGGGGCTACCGCTTCCGCGCGCGCCTGTCGGTGCGCTACGTGCCGAAAAAGGACAAGGTGCTGGTCGGCTTTCACGAGCGCAAGAGCCGCTACATCGCCGACATGGAAACCTGCAAGATCCTGCCGCCGCATGTCGATGCGATGCTGATGCCCCTGCGCGCGCTCATCGGCTCGATGGATTCGCGCGATACCAGCCCGCAGATCGAGCTGGCCTGCGGCGACGAAGTGACGGCGCTGGTGCTGCGTCACCTGCAGCCCCTGTCGGACGCCGACAAGACCCGCCTGCGCGACTTTGCCGCGCAATACGACGTTCAGTGGTGGCTGCAGCCCAAGGGCCCCGACACCGTGCACCTGCTGGACGAAGGCGGCAAGCAGTTGGCCTACGCGCTGCCCGATTTCGGCATCGACATGCCGTTCAAGCCCACCGATTTCACCCAGGTGAATCCGCACATCAATCGCGTGCTCGTCACACGCGCGCTGCGCCTTCTGGACGCGCAGAAAACTGAGCGCGTGATCGACTGGTTCTGCGGCCTTGGCAACTTCACGCTGCCGATCGCCACGCAGGCGCGGGAGGTGCTTGGCATCGAAGGCAGCGAGGCGCTGGTCGCCCGCTCGCGCGAGAATCTGGTGAAGAACCAGTCCGCACGCGCGCAGGGAAGCGAACTGGCCCCGACAAGCTTTGTCGCCCGCAACCTGTTCGAGATGACCCCGGAGATGCTGTTCGCCGACGGCAATGCCGACAAGTGGCTGGTCGATCCGCCGCGCGAAGGCGCGTTTGCCCTGGCCAAGGCGCTGGCGGACATCCACCAGGCACGCATCGGAGCGGAAGATGCCCCCGTGCTGCCCGAGTCGGGCAAGAACTGGCAGCCGCCCCGGCGCATCGTCTACGTGAGCTGCAATCCCGCCACGCTGGCGCGCGATGCGGGCCTTCTCGTGCACCAGGCGGGCTACCGCTGCGTGGCGGCCGGCGTGGTCAACATGTTCCCGCACACGGCGCATGTGGAAAGCATGGCGGTATTCGAGCTGGCCTGATGGCGTGTGTCTGATGGACAAAAGAAAACGGCCTCCACGGAGGCCGTTTTTCATGAGCTCGCTGCAAGGGGCAGGGCCCATGCCAGAGCCA encodes the following:
- the rlmD gene encoding 23S rRNA (uracil(1939)-C(5))-methyltransferase RlmD, which translates into the protein MSAPTTNQEISEIDAQTASLPAGRTDLPPGWLEVTSMDMDAQGVARKPDGKVVFIDGALPGEIVTANVHRKKNNWEAASLTEIHHESSQRVRPGCPHFGLHSGACGGCKMQHLHVAAQVAIKQRVLEDNLWHLGKVKAETIYRPIEGPAWGYRFRARLSVRYVPKKDKVLVGFHERKSRYIADMETCKILPPHVDAMLMPLRALIGSMDSRDTSPQIELACGDEVTALVLRHLQPLSDADKTRLRDFAAQYDVQWWLQPKGPDTVHLLDEGGKQLAYALPDFGIDMPFKPTDFTQVNPHINRVLVTRALRLLDAQKTERVIDWFCGLGNFTLPIATQAREVLGIEGSEALVARSRENLVKNQSARAQGSELAPTSFVARNLFEMTPEMLFADGNADKWLVDPPREGAFALAKALADIHQARIGAEDAPVLPESGKNWQPPRRIVYVSCNPATLARDAGLLVHQAGYRCVAAGVVNMFPHTAHVESMAVFELA
- a CDS encoding glutamine--tRNA ligase/YqeY domain fusion protein — protein: MSTPHTNKDNTAAAEVVKPTNFLRNIIESDLDKGTYAQRHWGGNPGDATHHQQGIVDPAKIRTRFPPEPNGYLHVGHAKSICLNFGLARDFDGVCHLRFDDTNPEKEDQEYVDSIIDAVKWLGFDWKDPDGHENLYFASNYFDFMYRAAVYLIEQGVAYVDEQSAEDMKANRGDFGRPGVNSPFRDRSVAENLARFAEMKDGKLPDGAAVLRAKIDMASPNINLRDPAIYRVRHAEHHNTGNTWCIYPMYTFAHPIEDALEHITHSICTLEFEDQRPFYDWLLDHLREGGLIAAPQPRQYEFSRLHLTYVITSKRKLKHLVDSGLLAGWDDPRMPTIVGLRRRGYTPESIRNFCERIGVTKDYAWIDYSTLEGCLREDLENKAHRAMVVLDPLKLELTNWAEVFGSADHVEPCSLPALPHAADGEAVPERHFTIGREVWIEREDFAEVPPKGYKRLFPGNKVRLKGGYVIECTGAEKDAEGNITKVLATVVPDTKSGTPGADSVKVKAAITWVGVQDGIEAEVRLYDRLFTDPQPDAGGKDYLALMNPDSLKTVTAYVEPSLKAARPDDKFQFERFGYFVADRKDHSADKPVFNRATGLKDSWGK
- a CDS encoding M23 family metallopeptidase; translation: MTADHLITSRQRRNMLQALSGAALTTLAFPGAWAAQRNSSTASSVHTQEAGAHHDMAAWPRDSRVPGGVARLSLGPSPQRPRVMTGDSEVLVLGDVIEWTAVVGIPLAAPLGEHQVSVQTDKGTRALEYQVRDKKYTEQRLKVSPKTVDLSPEDNARYERERDHLQNVMTTFSPHTPDMNALLMRVPVAGRRSSSFGLRRVFNGQPRNPHSGMDIASPTGTPVAAPMPGRVIDVGDYFFNGGTVWLDHGGGLLTMYCHLSKVDCRVGDELKTGAHFCKVGATGRVTGPHLHWGVMLNRTMVDPALFIAA
- a CDS encoding DUF3300 domain-containing protein produces the protein MKVTDIPAAASARQDRHGDRRHGFALGAAAITVAALLAACNDEAGKTPQTSGSSPAASTPATAATAEVAAPMPAAYTAPSADVLYKMVAPIALYPDRLVAQILAGATHPDQVASAEVWLAQNPGLKNDALAQAAHAQPWDPSIKSLTLFPNVLEQMASNIPWTTALGKAYYNAPADVLNAIQEMRIRANKAGSLKNSRQIKVTVAENAPENASWAESGSSAESAPMAMVAGPVIPAPQEYIQISEPDPGVVYVPRYDPAVVYGTPMPVYDGYQYAAAPVAAGLLGFGSAVIIQQTIERRPWGWNAWDMRWGRRREHRHDRDAAPAPRPLPTIVYNDRPYMPRPPGADGEHGNHPRPPRPERPPLPQRPDAEQWRQQQAALIAQQQVAQEQHQRAIRDQVRDQARQQQDQDRAQAERQRLREQQEQQQRQWQAQQQERVQRDQDMQHRREAQAQEQAQQQAAFANQQRMREEQMRQQQDLQHREQQARQQAQQQAAQEQQQRQMQEHARQQQAAFVNQQRMQEQQMRQQQDLQRQEQQARQQAQQQAAQEQQQRQMQELARQQQARAQADQQRMLQEQQRAQQQAFQQQQQQQAMLQQRAAEMQRQQQERQQQQMQQQQQRMQQAQAQARAAAGQGAMPHGNDRRDRGERREN